The sequence below is a genomic window from Wyeomyia smithii strain HCP4-BCI-WySm-NY-G18 chromosome 1, ASM2978416v1, whole genome shotgun sequence.
CTTTTTTTCTCCTTGTTATACAAATCCATGTGTAGTTTTCCAATAAATCTTTTAATTGCTAAGCACTATCACTACACTTTTTTACTCCTGACAAATCCATTAATTCACACCCAGCGTATTGTAAGTAATTGTACATCAAATCTATAAGCGCGCACCTCTCGATGTTTAGCGGGCTTCGCCAAAAAAAGCCCGCTTGGTACCGGTTCTTCGCCTTTTATGTGAGCTGTCATTGCAGAATCGCGACTGTCCCGAACACCCCCGAACCGCAATAGACCTGCTCCCTGGGCTACCCTTTTCTTTTGAACCACCCTGTGGAGCTGAATAGCTTGGTCGCCTCTGTCAGTGTGCCTGTGAGCGACCCCGTATGAGTGACCCCTCCGTCCCAGACGCGAAGCGACAGACTTGAAGGGATATCACCTAACTCTGTTAAAATGGTAATGGTGATATTGTTGACGAGCTTTCTTGCTTGGGTGACCCCTCCGTCCTAGACGTTAAACGACATacttggagggatatcactcATGTAGATGTGCCGTGAATCCAGGGTAGGATCTAGGGGATGGGGGATTTAAGTCGAGCAAGTCTGGATTAAGTTTTAATTGTAGCGGAGCCAGCGCATGCAATGAAACCGAAGGTTACAGAATTTAGAATGGCATATAGGATCGTTTTAATGTTTCTGGACATCATCCCGATACCGGAAGTACTCATATGGGGTAGTATTTGGTACTGTTTTCCacaaaccagaagtcaccattttgaactcAGAAATATCCTCTGGAGTTGACTTTTGATCTCAGCATCAATTCGATTcctgaaatacccatatttggtggtatccGACCATTTATggttgttttccggaaaccggaagtcgtcgacaaggtacccgggtaccctgccgagtacagaACGGTTAAAAGCATGGTTTttagaaaaacgcgtttaaactttcaaaatgctataaatattaataatcGCAATGATAAAGCACCTAAtgttaccttcagtcagctatccctgcgccgtaaagttgtccttacttggctttattttcctcttctttctttttttatctgatgtaaggctgcgcctactCTTTTTCGCAATATCAGatatgcgatgctcagcgactttgacgcggttggtgtCCGaacccacgcaaaactcaaacttgtcactcatatttaggtacttttgaatataactcacagttaataagtatagaaaaactcaaacaaagaacgtacacaacgagaacgactgatcgactaaacaaagggaaattgtgaatAAACACGTGCTttagagacgctgtaacggtcgaaacttgatgcagcgacccctatactttaaatttgaaacacgatattgtttattggtaacttctactagcttaaaatttttttgctgcatattaccccttaatataagtctggaaaaaaaaaaccgcaatCAGTGATTAAACAATTTGATGTTACCCAAAACTGTAAGAAAAACCAAGCGCCCCGATTTCGTTTTCCACTTGTTCTGATTACATGCTGCAAAACCAAATATAAAACTTGCATAGTTCTCCCGTAGTTGAGACCGTAGTGTCTCAAACACTACCCTCCTACTCGTTCTGTTTTTATTATCCACTTTTTCGttcttttgttttcaattatttttcttccTCTGACCTTATTTTTAAACTAGAATTCTCTTAAGAATCCTCATTTTCTATATGAGCAATTCCTTAAATGATGAAATTATCAAGCAGACTCGATCAGTATAATTTCGTATGAAACTTTCAAATTCCTCTGATTTCATAAGGTTAGGAGTAAGGCGTAACGAAAGggcatggtttttttttattcaagtaTAAAGATCCAAATGATTTGGGTGTTTAACGCAGAACCTAGAATTACAAGAAAAGTAATACTGTGACTTTCAGTTTTCGGTTTTATGAAGTTGAAATATGAAGGTATAGCAAAGATTAATCAAATCTATTTAAGATTTCGGAAGGAGTAGCTGAAAATAGCACCTTCtgtgaaaaaattatcaaaatataattttgttgtttagaaACAACTCATTAGCGATTATTGGTAATTGTCCTGATCAAAGTTTATCGGTATCGCAATTTTGGTTATCTGGTTGGCGATAAGCAGCGCTAAGGATAACATAACTAGAGTTAAAGTTGCAGGATAACATAACTAGAGATAAAGTTGCAGCGAACATAACCGTGTTGGCGAGCAATGTTGAAACCAATAACTCAGATTCGCAAGAATATTTCTGAAGGATAGTTAGCCAATATTTTACAAAACCCAGTTTCTACCTCTTCTAGATGCTTAATTCAAATATAGAACGTACACGTGGCATGACAAAGAAATTAGGATAAAATTCAATGCTATTTACTAGGACATTTCCGTTGTCTACAAGCCTAACTATTATTATAAGGATTACATAAATGTCTGATAAATACCCTCACATAATAGAAGTAGGGTTGACGAACGATTTGACAAATACTTTTTCGTGCAACCGAGTTGTCTAGGCAAGTAAAAAGAGAGTATTTCATATTCGGCAACTAATTACTCATCACCGCATTCACGCAATCAATGTCAATCGATATATGTAGTCCAAGGCTGTAAAATAACCGAATCGCACCAATCGATTCGGTGTGATGTGATTGTATCAGTCTGTCGCACATGGCAGGTCAGCACCAAATGAGACCGGTAATTTGCATTGTTACATTCAGCTCATAATTTATTATACATAAATGACTGTCGCGGTCGTCTTCTATTGGTTAGCCGCAGCCGTCATTCACCAGAATTTGATTGCTGTGTACGTTAAGTACCGAATGGTCAGTAGCGGGTTGGCGAGCGTCGAGCTCGAAAGGTGTCTGTGCCTGGAAAGGATCCATCTATTTTTTGACcatatttcatgatttttcgaattttaaaTCAACAGGCAAACGGCACCAACAGTTGGTTGGTTGGTTGACCTGAAGGCTGTGACCCGCAAGGACGAGTACGAAGAAAGCAACGATAAGAAAATCCCCCTCCACCGTCTGCCATCTGCAACTGGACGGTGAATCATTGTTTATGGTGCCTTCTCCAATGACTTTCCGCACGGCCGGTTTCTGCAAATGCGGGGGACGGCAATGGGTCGGATAGGCTTTTCTACCTGATAACCATTGAGTTGTGAACGCAGGCAGAATAGGTACGACGCCACCTCCATCAAATGCTCCAGACGAAAGTACTGCCAATGGTACTCAGGCGGGAAATTGCATTTTAGCATTTGTACTTGACGAGATGGTGTGACAAGTACCGCATTGATTACTGCTTTGCCGCTTTATGCGGGGTAGAGTGCTATGGATTGGCACAGTTTGGCAACTAATACCAGTAACGACGGGTACGACAATTACGTAGAGGAAGTGTTTTAAACCATATCGGCTGGGTTAATAAGGGTTCGATTGATATTCGCGGACGCTCAGTTGTTCTTGAACGATTCGGGTGTAAACACCTACCAAGTGCCATATAGTGCCTGATGGTTGTAACTGAACTGTGATCTATAGTTAGAATACTTGACTGTGAAGTAAAATGAAGGCAGTTGTGCTTGCAAAATGTTATCTGACCTTAATCGTTCTAGTCATCGGGAATCCTTTGCATTATGACAAGTATGAGTGTTCTGTTATTTGAAATATCGAATATTTGGGATTAatctttaatatttttattcggTGTCATATAACAGGTCAACAGTAGTGGTAAATAAAGTGGATTTTATGGATTCTATGATCGATCATAGTAGGATTAGCAACTTGTTGGATACCAATATGCCAGAACAGAATGTAACAGAAACTGTTCCTGTGAGTAGAGcagaaaatgaaattgcagaTATAGGTACAGATGATGTGCAGCGAAACGAATATGATTCCAAAAAAAGTGCTGTCGATTGGCAAACCACGCCTGATGTTTTAAAAACGAGTAGCAGTAAAAGACCTTTGGCTGCCAGTATGGACAACCTTACAGGAGATACTGAGAATCAGTTATCTAATAATGCATCATTATACAGTACAGAAAAACCAATAATCACTTTCGAGGCTAGCAGTACTACGCAGAGTGTTGAAACTACTActacaaatacgaaaaattcttCGGTTGTTGAACTTTCATCAAGCACTAGAGAACCTCTTACAAGCGAAGCGGTGACTATTGCCAACAAAGATAACGCTGGTACGGGAAGTTCTACAACCGTTGAAGACTCATCGAGCACTGATGGAACCTTAGTTAATGCCGCAGAATCAACCACAACTGAAACAGGAATATCGATTACTACTGAACTTATTACTACCACAGACGCTCAATCATCCAGTGGCAGTTCTTCGACCGTTGAGCACTCGTCTACTGCCACTGAAGATCATATTAATACAGAAAATTCTTCAAACTCGTTAAGCACTGATGAAACCACAGCCAGTATTACAGCATCAATAACAACGGAAACTGTGATTACGACTACTACTGAGCTTCTAACTACCACGGAAGATTACACAACAACAGAAAGCACTTTAATCATTGAAAATACATCGAGCACCAAAAAACCTACAACAACTGAAGTAGAGACCACAGGAGATAATACGGGTACAGAAAGTTCTTCAACCGTTGAACAATCATCCAGCACTGACGGAACCTCAAGCAGTACCATAGAATCTACAACAACTGAAACTGGCGTGACGACTACTACGGAAGTTCAAGCAACTACAGGAAGTTCTTCGTCTGTTGAAAGTTCATCAAGCACCGCAGAGTTAACAACAAACGAAGTAGTGACTAGTTCTACTGGTACAGAAACTTCGTCAACTGTTGATCTTTCGTCGAGCACAGAAGAAACCACAATAAACCCAGCAGAACCAACAACCGAAGGGGTGATAACATCCACTACTGACCTAATTACTACCACGGAAGCTCAAGCAACTACTAGTAGTTCTTCAACCGTTGAACAATCGTCCAGCTCTGATGGAACCTCAAGCAGTACTGTAGAATCAACAACAACAGAAATTGGCGTAACGACTACTACGGAAGTTCAAGCAACTACAGGAAGTTCTTTGTCTGTTGAAAGTACATCAAGCACCGCAGAGTCAACAACAATCGAACCAGTAACTACCTCTACTGGCACAGAAGCTTCGTCAACTGTTGATCATTTGTCAAGCACAGAAGAAACCACCGTAAGCCCAGCAGAACCAACAACCGAAGTGGTAATAACATCCACTACTGATCTAATTACTACCACGGAAGCTCAAGCAACTACTACTAGTTCTTCAACCGTTGAACAATCGTCCAGTTCTGATGGAACGTCAAGCAGTACTGTAGAATCAACAACAACTGAAACTGCCATAACGACTACTACGGTACCCATAACTACCACGGAAGTTCAAGCAACTACGGGAAGCTCTTCGACTGTTGAAAGCTCACCAAGCACTACCGAATCAACAACAAACGAAGCAGTAACCAGTTCTACTGCTACAGAAGCTACCACAGAAGCTCAAGCAACCACTAGTAGTTCTTCGACCGTTGAACTTTCGTCGAGCACTGATGGAACCTCAAGCAGTACCGTTGAATCAACAACACCGGAAACTGGCATAACGACTACTATCACATCCATAACTAGCGAGTCGACAACAAACGAAGCAGTGACTACTCCTACTGGAACAGAAATTTCATCAACTGTTGATCATTCGTCAAGCACAGAAGAAACCACAGTAAGCACCATAGAGCCAACAACAACCCAAGTGGTGATAACAACCACTACTGGTCTGATTACTACCACGGCAGCTCAAGCCACCACTGATAGTTCTTCAACTGTTGAACATTCGTCCAGCACTGATGTAACTTCAAGCAGTCCTGTAGAATCAACAACAACTGTAACTGCCATAACGACTACTCCGGCACCCATAACTACTACAGAAATTCTAACAACTACGGGAAGTTCGACTGTTGAAAGTTCGTCAAGCACCCCAGAGTCAACAACAACTGGTGCGGCGTCGACGGCTACCACAGCAGGATATACAACTACGGAAATGTCTACAACTGCTACAGAAGAACCGACCACTACAACCTCTCCTGAAGTTACTACCAACAAACCTCCCACCACTACCTCCGTTGGCTCTACAAGCACTCAAACCATTCCGAGTACAACAACTGAAAGTTCAACTGCAACTGTTACTGTGGCAAGTGTTATCAGTGTGCTACTCGGTTCACTGCTTGTTTCGTTTCGGATTACAGGTTAATGCTGGCAGCAAGTGTACACGGTTCAGCGGAAAATCTAGTTAAAATAATCAGAAATATATGAAAACAACTTGTATATAGGatgaaactattcaaaattctCTTAAAGTGCAAaaactcaagaaaaaaattgtattttttttttaatttattgcaGAAACTAAACTGTCTTTTCTTAGCTAACGATAAGCAACTTCttaaataaaaatgattaaaaatctGGGTGTGGTGATTTACAAGGATTTTTGATAGTTTCAGCAGTGTAGTGTAGTTAGTACGTTCACCGTGTGACCTAGTGCTCATTACTGTTCTCCAAGCAATCAACAATGTTTCTTTATCTGAAGAATATTTTGTTAACTGTTATTTCTAAAGAACCCTATTGTAGATCAGTAATTTACTAGTAGTGCAATACCTGTGTAGTAATAAAAATGATGCCAGTTATATTAAACAATAAACTCTGATAAGAACCAATTCTGACTCGACTGCTCATAGTTGTACCGGAACAGTTGCGGTGAAATAATGGGTACTTGAAGAACGATGATTGCGAATGCGGTGTTGAACACGTTGTACTTTATTAGTTTAGGTGGTTTAATGACCTCATATAACTACTACTTATTTTGGTTTGCCTCCTTCTGGTATGAAGTTTGTGAAAAACCTCTTTCGATGTTGTTGGTTGTTTGCTATTTGGAATGCTGAACGATAAGCGGATTGCTtgcaataaatatttcatcattagacctttactgttttctgtaaaAATCGTAGTGAATTAAATCAAATAACGTTTTGTACTTGCTTGGTccaccacaatatatctaactattggtagcagtggtcataaggTACTTGCTTGTACATTATGCAATGTTATTTCGAGAAAAAAGAC
It includes:
- the LOC129717998 gene encoding mucin-2-like, with product MKAVVLAKCYLTLIVLVIGNPLHYDKSTVVVNKVDFMDSMIDHSRISNLLDTNMPEQNVTETVPVSRAENEIADIGTDDVQRNEYDSKKSAVDWQTTPDVLKTSSSKRPLAASMDNLTGDTENQLSNNASLYSTEKPIITFEASSTTQSVETTTTNTKNSSVVELSSSTREPLTSEAVTIANKDNAGTGSSTTVEDSSSTDGTLVNAAESTTTETGISITTELITTTDAQSSSGSSSTVEHSSTATEDHINTENSSNSLSTDETTASITASITTETVITTTTELLTTTEDYTTTESTLIIENTSSTKKPTTTEVETTGDNTGTESSSTVEQSSSTDGTSSSTIESTTTETGVTTTTEVQATTGSSSSVESSSSTAELTTNEVVTSSTGTETSSTVDLSSSTEETTINPAEPTTEGVITSTTDLITTTEAQATTSSSSTVEQSSSSDGTSSSTVESTTTEIGVTTTTEVQATTGSSLSVESTSSTAESTTIEPVTTSTGTEASSTVDHLSSTEETTVSPAEPTTEVVITSTTDLITTTEAQATTTSSSTVEQSSSSDGTSSSTVESTTTETAITTTTVPITTTEVQATTGSSSTVESSPSTTESTTNEAVTSSTATEATTEAQATTSSSSTVELSSSTDGTSSSTVESTTPETGITTTITSITSESTTNEAVTTPTGTEISSTVDHSSSTEETTVSTIEPTTTQVVITTTTGLITTTAAQATTDSSSTVEHSSSTDVTSSSPVESTTTVTAITTTPAPITTTEILTTTGSSTVESSSSTPESTTTGAASTATTAGYTTTEMSTTATEEPTTTTSPEVTTNKPPTTTSVGSTSTQTIPSTTTESSTATVTVASVISVLLGSLLVSFRITG